A genomic stretch from Diprion similis isolate iyDipSimi1 chromosome 1, iyDipSimi1.1, whole genome shotgun sequence includes:
- the LOC124406356 gene encoding calcium-binding mitochondrial carrier protein Aralar1 isoform X3 has protein sequence MPLTTRGAGYLKRANTERLHEIFDQYATQEKNGERFMTPTDFVRSYLGFYTDAEFNPESVRLLAGIVDTSKDGLISFAEFQAFEGLLCVPDALYRTAFQLFDTNGNGMVAFDEFAEVMKKTVLHQKMPFNMDSGFIKLYFGNDKKRLINYAEFSQFLHDFHEEYAMEAFRKFDTEGAGFITALDFQDIMISIKSHLLTNKIKDNLVAAAGAGQGGRKVSFPYFMAFNSLLNNMELIKRIYLNATNGHRNQEVTKEEFLHSAQMMSQITPLEVDILFQLCDLLHQTGSTTEDSEARPWFGRIVYNDLIDITPEQYFKQISKRLAEIKAVSSPDERGVVTQILESGYRFILGSIGGAVGATAVYPVDLVKTRMQNQRTGSFIGELMYRNSMDCFKKVIRHEGVFGLYRGLAPQLMGVAPEKAIKLTVNDFMRDKCMDKNGNIPLLGEIMSGACAGGSQVIFTNPLEIVKIRLQVAGEIAGGSKVSALSVVRELGLFGLYKGARACLLRDVPFSAIYFPTYAHLKTKMADEGGYNTPVSLLVSGAIAGIPAAALVTPADVIKTRLQVVARQGQTTYTGVMDCARKIYHEEGARAFWKGATARVLRSSPQFGVTLFTYELLQRLFVVDFGGSRPTGSEQKVPTTGVANEIRSTNPDHIGGYQVALPIFTGIETKFGLCLPRYQAVAAKTARPAQ, from the exons TATGCGACGCAGGAAAAAAATGGAGAGAGATTTATGACCCCAACAGATTTCGTACGGAGTTATCTTGGCTTTTATACGGATGCAGAGTTTAATCCAGAGTCCGTTAGGCTGCTTGCCGGCATCGTTGATACCAGCAAAGATGG GCTCATCTCATTCGCCGAGTTCCAGGCATTTGAGGGGCTACTTTGCGTCCCCGATGCTCTCTATAGAACAGCTTTTCAATTGTTTGATACTAATGGAAACGGAATGGTTGCGTTTG acgagTTCGCTgaggtgatgaaaaaaacggTTCTTCATCAGAAGATGCCGTTTAACATGGACAGTGGATTCATAAAGCTCTATTTTGGCAATGATAAAAAACGACTAATTAATTATGCCGAATTTAGCCAATTTCTTCAC GATTTTCACGAGGAATATGCGATGGaagctttcagaaagtttGATACAGAAGGTGCCGGATTTATCACTGCCTTAGACTTTCAAGACATTATGATTAGCATAAAGAGTCACTTACTGACTAACAAAATCAAAGATAATCTTGTTGCG GCTGCTGGGGCTGGACAGGGGGGCAGAAAAGTCAGTTTTCCCTACTTCATGGCGTTTAATTCGTTGCTGAATAATATGGAGCTCATAAAACGCATATACTTGAATGCCACGAACGGTCACAGAAACCAGGAAGTTACTAAAG aGGAGTTCCTTCACTCTGCTCAAATGATGTCACAAATCACGCCCCTGGAGGTAGACATTCTCTTCCAACTGTGTGATCTTCTTCATCAAACTGG TTCTACGACTGAAGATTCAGAGGCAAGGCCGTGGTTTGG GAGGATAGTCTACAACGATCTTATTGATATCACGCCGGAACAGTATTTCAagcaaatttcaaaacgtCTTGCGGAAATCAAAGCAGTTTCG AGCCCTGATGAGCGAGGTGTTGTCACCCAAATTCTGGAGAGTGGATACAGATTTATACTCGGTTCAATTGGTGGAG CCGTTGGTGCGACGGCAGTTTATCCAGTTGACTTGGTAAAAACGCGTATGCAGAATCAAAGAACAGGCTCATTCATCGGTGAATTAATGTATCGAAACAGTATGGACTGCTTTAAAAAG GTAATTCGTCACGAAGGTGTTTTTGGTCTGTATCGTGGCTTGGCTCCACAACTAATGGGCGTAGCCCCAGAAAAAGCTATAAAACTGACGGTGAACGACTTCATGAGAGACAAGTGCATGGACAAGAATGGAAACATTCCGCTATTGGGAGAAATTATGTCCGGAGCATGT GCTGGAGGATCTCAAGTTATATTTACAAATCCGTTGGAGATCGTTAAGATCCGACTTCAAGTTGCCGGTGAAATAGCTGGAGGATCAAAAGTTAGTGCGCTTTCGGTCGTAAGGGAATTAGGGCTGTTTGGTCTGTACAAG GGTGCTCGGGCTTGTCTCTTGCGTGATGTGCCATTCAGTGCCATTTACTTTCCCACTTATGCTCATCTCAAAACGAAAATGGCCGATGAGGGAGGGTACAACACACCGGTATCTCTTCTAGTTTCAGGAGCTATCGCCGGTATCCCAGCTGCTGCATTAGTCACACCAGCGGATGTCATCAAGACAAGATTACAG GTCGTAGCAAGGCAAGGCCAAACAACTTACACTGGTGTAATGGATTGTGCTCGTAAAATATATCACGAAGAAGGTGCAAGAGCTTTCTGGAAAGGTGCCACAG cTCGAGTACTAAGGTCATCACCACAATTTGGTGTCACTCTCTTCACCTATGAGTTACTCCAGAGGCTGTTCGTCGTTGACTTTGGAGGATC ACGGCCGACTGGCTCGGAGCAGAAGGTTCCTACGACAGGGGTCGCGAATGAAATACGATCAACAAACCCAGACCATATTGGAGGGTACCAAGTCGCCCTACCCATCTTTACTGgtattgaaacgaaatttggCCTTTGCTTACCCAGGTATCAAGCGGTTGCAGCGAAAACGGCGAGACCTGCACAGTAA
- the LOC124406356 gene encoding calcium-binding mitochondrial carrier protein Aralar1 isoform X4, whose amino-acid sequence MLMDWSTVIAASSQEGAGYLKRANTERLHEIFDQYATQEKNGERFMTPTDFVRSYLGFYTDAEFNPESVRLLAGIVDTSKDGLISFAEFQAFEGLLCVPDALYRTAFQLFDTNGNGMVAFDEFAEVMKKTVLHQKMPFNMDSGFIKLYFGNDKKRLINYAEFSQFLHDFHEEYAMEAFRKFDTEGAGFITALDFQDIMISIKSHLLTNKIKDNLVAAAGAGQGGRKVSFPYFMAFNSLLNNMELIKRIYLNATNGHRNQEVTKEEFLHSAQMMSQITPLEVDILFQLCDLLHQTGRIVYNDLIDITPEQYFKQISKRLAEIKAVSSPDERGVVTQILESGYRFILGSIGGAVGATAVYPVDLVKTRMQNQRTGSFIGELMYRNSMDCFKKVIRHEGVFGLYRGLAPQLMGVAPEKAIKLTVNDFMRDKCMDKNGNIPLLGEIMSGACAGGSQVIFTNPLEIVKIRLQVAGEIAGGSKVSALSVVRELGLFGLYKGARACLLRDVPFSAIYFPTYAHLKTKMADEGGYNTPVSLLVSGAIAGIPAAALVTPADVIKTRLQVVARQGQTTYTGVMDCARKIYHEEGARAFWKGATARVLRSSPQFGVTLFTYELLQRLFVVDFGGSRPTGSEQKVPTTGVANEIRSTNPDHIGGYQVALPIFTGIETKFGLCLPRYQAVAAKTARPAQ is encoded by the exons TATGCGACGCAGGAAAAAAATGGAGAGAGATTTATGACCCCAACAGATTTCGTACGGAGTTATCTTGGCTTTTATACGGATGCAGAGTTTAATCCAGAGTCCGTTAGGCTGCTTGCCGGCATCGTTGATACCAGCAAAGATGG GCTCATCTCATTCGCCGAGTTCCAGGCATTTGAGGGGCTACTTTGCGTCCCCGATGCTCTCTATAGAACAGCTTTTCAATTGTTTGATACTAATGGAAACGGAATGGTTGCGTTTG acgagTTCGCTgaggtgatgaaaaaaacggTTCTTCATCAGAAGATGCCGTTTAACATGGACAGTGGATTCATAAAGCTCTATTTTGGCAATGATAAAAAACGACTAATTAATTATGCCGAATTTAGCCAATTTCTTCAC GATTTTCACGAGGAATATGCGATGGaagctttcagaaagtttGATACAGAAGGTGCCGGATTTATCACTGCCTTAGACTTTCAAGACATTATGATTAGCATAAAGAGTCACTTACTGACTAACAAAATCAAAGATAATCTTGTTGCG GCTGCTGGGGCTGGACAGGGGGGCAGAAAAGTCAGTTTTCCCTACTTCATGGCGTTTAATTCGTTGCTGAATAATATGGAGCTCATAAAACGCATATACTTGAATGCCACGAACGGTCACAGAAACCAGGAAGTTACTAAAG aGGAGTTCCTTCACTCTGCTCAAATGATGTCACAAATCACGCCCCTGGAGGTAGACATTCTCTTCCAACTGTGTGATCTTCTTCATCAAACTGG GAGGATAGTCTACAACGATCTTATTGATATCACGCCGGAACAGTATTTCAagcaaatttcaaaacgtCTTGCGGAAATCAAAGCAGTTTCG AGCCCTGATGAGCGAGGTGTTGTCACCCAAATTCTGGAGAGTGGATACAGATTTATACTCGGTTCAATTGGTGGAG CCGTTGGTGCGACGGCAGTTTATCCAGTTGACTTGGTAAAAACGCGTATGCAGAATCAAAGAACAGGCTCATTCATCGGTGAATTAATGTATCGAAACAGTATGGACTGCTTTAAAAAG GTAATTCGTCACGAAGGTGTTTTTGGTCTGTATCGTGGCTTGGCTCCACAACTAATGGGCGTAGCCCCAGAAAAAGCTATAAAACTGACGGTGAACGACTTCATGAGAGACAAGTGCATGGACAAGAATGGAAACATTCCGCTATTGGGAGAAATTATGTCCGGAGCATGT GCTGGAGGATCTCAAGTTATATTTACAAATCCGTTGGAGATCGTTAAGATCCGACTTCAAGTTGCCGGTGAAATAGCTGGAGGATCAAAAGTTAGTGCGCTTTCGGTCGTAAGGGAATTAGGGCTGTTTGGTCTGTACAAG GGTGCTCGGGCTTGTCTCTTGCGTGATGTGCCATTCAGTGCCATTTACTTTCCCACTTATGCTCATCTCAAAACGAAAATGGCCGATGAGGGAGGGTACAACACACCGGTATCTCTTCTAGTTTCAGGAGCTATCGCCGGTATCCCAGCTGCTGCATTAGTCACACCAGCGGATGTCATCAAGACAAGATTACAG GTCGTAGCAAGGCAAGGCCAAACAACTTACACTGGTGTAATGGATTGTGCTCGTAAAATATATCACGAAGAAGGTGCAAGAGCTTTCTGGAAAGGTGCCACAG cTCGAGTACTAAGGTCATCACCACAATTTGGTGTCACTCTCTTCACCTATGAGTTACTCCAGAGGCTGTTCGTCGTTGACTTTGGAGGATC ACGGCCGACTGGCTCGGAGCAGAAGGTTCCTACGACAGGGGTCGCGAATGAAATACGATCAACAAACCCAGACCATATTGGAGGGTACCAAGTCGCCCTACCCATCTTTACTGgtattgaaacgaaatttggCCTTTGCTTACCCAGGTATCAAGCGGTTGCAGCGAAAACGGCGAGACCTGCACAGTAA
- the LOC124406356 gene encoding calcium-binding mitochondrial carrier protein Aralar1 isoform X1 — translation MLMDWSTVIAASSQEGAGYLKRANTERLHEIFDQYATQEKNGERFMTPTDFVRSYLGFYTDAEFNPESVRLLAGIVDTSKDGLISFAEFQAFEGLLCVPDALYRTAFQLFDTNGNGMVAFDEFAEVMKKTVLHQKMPFNMDSGFIKLYFGNDKKRLINYAEFSQFLHDFHEEYAMEAFRKFDTEGAGFITALDFQDIMISIKSHLLTNKIKDNLVAAAGAGQGGRKVSFPYFMAFNSLLNNMELIKRIYLNATNGHRNQEVTKEEFLHSAQMMSQITPLEVDILFQLCDLLHQTGSTTEDSEARPWFGRIVYNDLIDITPEQYFKQISKRLAEIKAVSSPDERGVVTQILESGYRFILGSIGGAVGATAVYPVDLVKTRMQNQRTGSFIGELMYRNSMDCFKKVIRHEGVFGLYRGLAPQLMGVAPEKAIKLTVNDFMRDKCMDKNGNIPLLGEIMSGACAGGSQVIFTNPLEIVKIRLQVAGEIAGGSKVSALSVVRELGLFGLYKGARACLLRDVPFSAIYFPTYAHLKTKMADEGGYNTPVSLLVSGAIAGIPAAALVTPADVIKTRLQVVARQGQTTYTGVMDCARKIYHEEGARAFWKGATARVLRSSPQFGVTLFTYELLQRLFVVDFGGSRPTGSEQKVPTTGVANEIRSTNPDHIGGYQVALPIFTGIETKFGLCLPRYQAVAAKTARPAQ, via the exons TATGCGACGCAGGAAAAAAATGGAGAGAGATTTATGACCCCAACAGATTTCGTACGGAGTTATCTTGGCTTTTATACGGATGCAGAGTTTAATCCAGAGTCCGTTAGGCTGCTTGCCGGCATCGTTGATACCAGCAAAGATGG GCTCATCTCATTCGCCGAGTTCCAGGCATTTGAGGGGCTACTTTGCGTCCCCGATGCTCTCTATAGAACAGCTTTTCAATTGTTTGATACTAATGGAAACGGAATGGTTGCGTTTG acgagTTCGCTgaggtgatgaaaaaaacggTTCTTCATCAGAAGATGCCGTTTAACATGGACAGTGGATTCATAAAGCTCTATTTTGGCAATGATAAAAAACGACTAATTAATTATGCCGAATTTAGCCAATTTCTTCAC GATTTTCACGAGGAATATGCGATGGaagctttcagaaagtttGATACAGAAGGTGCCGGATTTATCACTGCCTTAGACTTTCAAGACATTATGATTAGCATAAAGAGTCACTTACTGACTAACAAAATCAAAGATAATCTTGTTGCG GCTGCTGGGGCTGGACAGGGGGGCAGAAAAGTCAGTTTTCCCTACTTCATGGCGTTTAATTCGTTGCTGAATAATATGGAGCTCATAAAACGCATATACTTGAATGCCACGAACGGTCACAGAAACCAGGAAGTTACTAAAG aGGAGTTCCTTCACTCTGCTCAAATGATGTCACAAATCACGCCCCTGGAGGTAGACATTCTCTTCCAACTGTGTGATCTTCTTCATCAAACTGG TTCTACGACTGAAGATTCAGAGGCAAGGCCGTGGTTTGG GAGGATAGTCTACAACGATCTTATTGATATCACGCCGGAACAGTATTTCAagcaaatttcaaaacgtCTTGCGGAAATCAAAGCAGTTTCG AGCCCTGATGAGCGAGGTGTTGTCACCCAAATTCTGGAGAGTGGATACAGATTTATACTCGGTTCAATTGGTGGAG CCGTTGGTGCGACGGCAGTTTATCCAGTTGACTTGGTAAAAACGCGTATGCAGAATCAAAGAACAGGCTCATTCATCGGTGAATTAATGTATCGAAACAGTATGGACTGCTTTAAAAAG GTAATTCGTCACGAAGGTGTTTTTGGTCTGTATCGTGGCTTGGCTCCACAACTAATGGGCGTAGCCCCAGAAAAAGCTATAAAACTGACGGTGAACGACTTCATGAGAGACAAGTGCATGGACAAGAATGGAAACATTCCGCTATTGGGAGAAATTATGTCCGGAGCATGT GCTGGAGGATCTCAAGTTATATTTACAAATCCGTTGGAGATCGTTAAGATCCGACTTCAAGTTGCCGGTGAAATAGCTGGAGGATCAAAAGTTAGTGCGCTTTCGGTCGTAAGGGAATTAGGGCTGTTTGGTCTGTACAAG GGTGCTCGGGCTTGTCTCTTGCGTGATGTGCCATTCAGTGCCATTTACTTTCCCACTTATGCTCATCTCAAAACGAAAATGGCCGATGAGGGAGGGTACAACACACCGGTATCTCTTCTAGTTTCAGGAGCTATCGCCGGTATCCCAGCTGCTGCATTAGTCACACCAGCGGATGTCATCAAGACAAGATTACAG GTCGTAGCAAGGCAAGGCCAAACAACTTACACTGGTGTAATGGATTGTGCTCGTAAAATATATCACGAAGAAGGTGCAAGAGCTTTCTGGAAAGGTGCCACAG cTCGAGTACTAAGGTCATCACCACAATTTGGTGTCACTCTCTTCACCTATGAGTTACTCCAGAGGCTGTTCGTCGTTGACTTTGGAGGATC ACGGCCGACTGGCTCGGAGCAGAAGGTTCCTACGACAGGGGTCGCGAATGAAATACGATCAACAAACCCAGACCATATTGGAGGGTACCAAGTCGCCCTACCCATCTTTACTGgtattgaaacgaaatttggCCTTTGCTTACCCAGGTATCAAGCGGTTGCAGCGAAAACGGCGAGACCTGCACAGTAA
- the LOC124406356 gene encoding calcium-binding mitochondrial carrier protein Aralar1 isoform X2, translating into MLLKNDETSDTEGAGYLKRANTERLHEIFDQYATQEKNGERFMTPTDFVRSYLGFYTDAEFNPESVRLLAGIVDTSKDGLISFAEFQAFEGLLCVPDALYRTAFQLFDTNGNGMVAFDEFAEVMKKTVLHQKMPFNMDSGFIKLYFGNDKKRLINYAEFSQFLHDFHEEYAMEAFRKFDTEGAGFITALDFQDIMISIKSHLLTNKIKDNLVAAAGAGQGGRKVSFPYFMAFNSLLNNMELIKRIYLNATNGHRNQEVTKEEFLHSAQMMSQITPLEVDILFQLCDLLHQTGSTTEDSEARPWFGRIVYNDLIDITPEQYFKQISKRLAEIKAVSSPDERGVVTQILESGYRFILGSIGGAVGATAVYPVDLVKTRMQNQRTGSFIGELMYRNSMDCFKKVIRHEGVFGLYRGLAPQLMGVAPEKAIKLTVNDFMRDKCMDKNGNIPLLGEIMSGACAGGSQVIFTNPLEIVKIRLQVAGEIAGGSKVSALSVVRELGLFGLYKGARACLLRDVPFSAIYFPTYAHLKTKMADEGGYNTPVSLLVSGAIAGIPAAALVTPADVIKTRLQVVARQGQTTYTGVMDCARKIYHEEGARAFWKGATARVLRSSPQFGVTLFTYELLQRLFVVDFGGSRPTGSEQKVPTTGVANEIRSTNPDHIGGYQVALPIFTGIETKFGLCLPRYQAVAAKTARPAQ; encoded by the exons TATGCGACGCAGGAAAAAAATGGAGAGAGATTTATGACCCCAACAGATTTCGTACGGAGTTATCTTGGCTTTTATACGGATGCAGAGTTTAATCCAGAGTCCGTTAGGCTGCTTGCCGGCATCGTTGATACCAGCAAAGATGG GCTCATCTCATTCGCCGAGTTCCAGGCATTTGAGGGGCTACTTTGCGTCCCCGATGCTCTCTATAGAACAGCTTTTCAATTGTTTGATACTAATGGAAACGGAATGGTTGCGTTTG acgagTTCGCTgaggtgatgaaaaaaacggTTCTTCATCAGAAGATGCCGTTTAACATGGACAGTGGATTCATAAAGCTCTATTTTGGCAATGATAAAAAACGACTAATTAATTATGCCGAATTTAGCCAATTTCTTCAC GATTTTCACGAGGAATATGCGATGGaagctttcagaaagtttGATACAGAAGGTGCCGGATTTATCACTGCCTTAGACTTTCAAGACATTATGATTAGCATAAAGAGTCACTTACTGACTAACAAAATCAAAGATAATCTTGTTGCG GCTGCTGGGGCTGGACAGGGGGGCAGAAAAGTCAGTTTTCCCTACTTCATGGCGTTTAATTCGTTGCTGAATAATATGGAGCTCATAAAACGCATATACTTGAATGCCACGAACGGTCACAGAAACCAGGAAGTTACTAAAG aGGAGTTCCTTCACTCTGCTCAAATGATGTCACAAATCACGCCCCTGGAGGTAGACATTCTCTTCCAACTGTGTGATCTTCTTCATCAAACTGG TTCTACGACTGAAGATTCAGAGGCAAGGCCGTGGTTTGG GAGGATAGTCTACAACGATCTTATTGATATCACGCCGGAACAGTATTTCAagcaaatttcaaaacgtCTTGCGGAAATCAAAGCAGTTTCG AGCCCTGATGAGCGAGGTGTTGTCACCCAAATTCTGGAGAGTGGATACAGATTTATACTCGGTTCAATTGGTGGAG CCGTTGGTGCGACGGCAGTTTATCCAGTTGACTTGGTAAAAACGCGTATGCAGAATCAAAGAACAGGCTCATTCATCGGTGAATTAATGTATCGAAACAGTATGGACTGCTTTAAAAAG GTAATTCGTCACGAAGGTGTTTTTGGTCTGTATCGTGGCTTGGCTCCACAACTAATGGGCGTAGCCCCAGAAAAAGCTATAAAACTGACGGTGAACGACTTCATGAGAGACAAGTGCATGGACAAGAATGGAAACATTCCGCTATTGGGAGAAATTATGTCCGGAGCATGT GCTGGAGGATCTCAAGTTATATTTACAAATCCGTTGGAGATCGTTAAGATCCGACTTCAAGTTGCCGGTGAAATAGCTGGAGGATCAAAAGTTAGTGCGCTTTCGGTCGTAAGGGAATTAGGGCTGTTTGGTCTGTACAAG GGTGCTCGGGCTTGTCTCTTGCGTGATGTGCCATTCAGTGCCATTTACTTTCCCACTTATGCTCATCTCAAAACGAAAATGGCCGATGAGGGAGGGTACAACACACCGGTATCTCTTCTAGTTTCAGGAGCTATCGCCGGTATCCCAGCTGCTGCATTAGTCACACCAGCGGATGTCATCAAGACAAGATTACAG GTCGTAGCAAGGCAAGGCCAAACAACTTACACTGGTGTAATGGATTGTGCTCGTAAAATATATCACGAAGAAGGTGCAAGAGCTTTCTGGAAAGGTGCCACAG cTCGAGTACTAAGGTCATCACCACAATTTGGTGTCACTCTCTTCACCTATGAGTTACTCCAGAGGCTGTTCGTCGTTGACTTTGGAGGATC ACGGCCGACTGGCTCGGAGCAGAAGGTTCCTACGACAGGGGTCGCGAATGAAATACGATCAACAAACCCAGACCATATTGGAGGGTACCAAGTCGCCCTACCCATCTTTACTGgtattgaaacgaaatttggCCTTTGCTTACCCAGGTATCAAGCGGTTGCAGCGAAAACGGCGAGACCTGCACAGTAA
- the LOC124406356 gene encoding calcium-binding mitochondrial carrier protein Aralar1 isoform X5, with product MTPTDFVRSYLGFYTDAEFNPESVRLLAGIVDTSKDGLISFAEFQAFEGLLCVPDALYRTAFQLFDTNGNGMVAFDEFAEVMKKTVLHQKMPFNMDSGFIKLYFGNDKKRLINYAEFSQFLHDFHEEYAMEAFRKFDTEGAGFITALDFQDIMISIKSHLLTNKIKDNLVAAAGAGQGGRKVSFPYFMAFNSLLNNMELIKRIYLNATNGHRNQEVTKEEFLHSAQMMSQITPLEVDILFQLCDLLHQTGSTTEDSEARPWFGRIVYNDLIDITPEQYFKQISKRLAEIKAVSSPDERGVVTQILESGYRFILGSIGGAVGATAVYPVDLVKTRMQNQRTGSFIGELMYRNSMDCFKKVIRHEGVFGLYRGLAPQLMGVAPEKAIKLTVNDFMRDKCMDKNGNIPLLGEIMSGACAGGSQVIFTNPLEIVKIRLQVAGEIAGGSKVSALSVVRELGLFGLYKGARACLLRDVPFSAIYFPTYAHLKTKMADEGGYNTPVSLLVSGAIAGIPAAALVTPADVIKTRLQVVARQGQTTYTGVMDCARKIYHEEGARAFWKGATARVLRSSPQFGVTLFTYELLQRLFVVDFGGSRPTGSEQKVPTTGVANEIRSTNPDHIGGYQVALPIFTGIETKFGLCLPRYQAVAAKTARPAQ from the exons ATGACCCCAACAGATTTCGTACGGAGTTATCTTGGCTTTTATACGGATGCAGAGTTTAATCCAGAGTCCGTTAGGCTGCTTGCCGGCATCGTTGATACCAGCAAAGATGG GCTCATCTCATTCGCCGAGTTCCAGGCATTTGAGGGGCTACTTTGCGTCCCCGATGCTCTCTATAGAACAGCTTTTCAATTGTTTGATACTAATGGAAACGGAATGGTTGCGTTTG acgagTTCGCTgaggtgatgaaaaaaacggTTCTTCATCAGAAGATGCCGTTTAACATGGACAGTGGATTCATAAAGCTCTATTTTGGCAATGATAAAAAACGACTAATTAATTATGCCGAATTTAGCCAATTTCTTCAC GATTTTCACGAGGAATATGCGATGGaagctttcagaaagtttGATACAGAAGGTGCCGGATTTATCACTGCCTTAGACTTTCAAGACATTATGATTAGCATAAAGAGTCACTTACTGACTAACAAAATCAAAGATAATCTTGTTGCG GCTGCTGGGGCTGGACAGGGGGGCAGAAAAGTCAGTTTTCCCTACTTCATGGCGTTTAATTCGTTGCTGAATAATATGGAGCTCATAAAACGCATATACTTGAATGCCACGAACGGTCACAGAAACCAGGAAGTTACTAAAG aGGAGTTCCTTCACTCTGCTCAAATGATGTCACAAATCACGCCCCTGGAGGTAGACATTCTCTTCCAACTGTGTGATCTTCTTCATCAAACTGG TTCTACGACTGAAGATTCAGAGGCAAGGCCGTGGTTTGG GAGGATAGTCTACAACGATCTTATTGATATCACGCCGGAACAGTATTTCAagcaaatttcaaaacgtCTTGCGGAAATCAAAGCAGTTTCG AGCCCTGATGAGCGAGGTGTTGTCACCCAAATTCTGGAGAGTGGATACAGATTTATACTCGGTTCAATTGGTGGAG CCGTTGGTGCGACGGCAGTTTATCCAGTTGACTTGGTAAAAACGCGTATGCAGAATCAAAGAACAGGCTCATTCATCGGTGAATTAATGTATCGAAACAGTATGGACTGCTTTAAAAAG GTAATTCGTCACGAAGGTGTTTTTGGTCTGTATCGTGGCTTGGCTCCACAACTAATGGGCGTAGCCCCAGAAAAAGCTATAAAACTGACGGTGAACGACTTCATGAGAGACAAGTGCATGGACAAGAATGGAAACATTCCGCTATTGGGAGAAATTATGTCCGGAGCATGT GCTGGAGGATCTCAAGTTATATTTACAAATCCGTTGGAGATCGTTAAGATCCGACTTCAAGTTGCCGGTGAAATAGCTGGAGGATCAAAAGTTAGTGCGCTTTCGGTCGTAAGGGAATTAGGGCTGTTTGGTCTGTACAAG GGTGCTCGGGCTTGTCTCTTGCGTGATGTGCCATTCAGTGCCATTTACTTTCCCACTTATGCTCATCTCAAAACGAAAATGGCCGATGAGGGAGGGTACAACACACCGGTATCTCTTCTAGTTTCAGGAGCTATCGCCGGTATCCCAGCTGCTGCATTAGTCACACCAGCGGATGTCATCAAGACAAGATTACAG GTCGTAGCAAGGCAAGGCCAAACAACTTACACTGGTGTAATGGATTGTGCTCGTAAAATATATCACGAAGAAGGTGCAAGAGCTTTCTGGAAAGGTGCCACAG cTCGAGTACTAAGGTCATCACCACAATTTGGTGTCACTCTCTTCACCTATGAGTTACTCCAGAGGCTGTTCGTCGTTGACTTTGGAGGATC ACGGCCGACTGGCTCGGAGCAGAAGGTTCCTACGACAGGGGTCGCGAATGAAATACGATCAACAAACCCAGACCATATTGGAGGGTACCAAGTCGCCCTACCCATCTTTACTGgtattgaaacgaaatttggCCTTTGCTTACCCAGGTATCAAGCGGTTGCAGCGAAAACGGCGAGACCTGCACAGTAA